The Calditerrivibrio nitroreducens DSM 19672 genome window below encodes:
- the eno gene encoding phosphopyruvate hydratase: MTDIVDIYAREILDSRGNPTVEVEVITSEGVVGTAAVPSGASTGEREAIELRDGDKKRYMGKGVLKAVQNVNEIIAPELEGIDVTEQKLIDEIMIDLDGTKNKEKLGANAILAVSLACARAAAISLGLPLYKYIGGAFAHTLPVPMMNILNGGKHADNNVDIQEFMIMPAGVDTFREGLRMGVEVFHTLKKVLHDKGYSTSVGDEGGFAPNLKSNEEAIEVILKSIEKAGYKPGKDIYLALDAASSEFYSKGKYNMAAEAKPEKSSDEMIEYYSYLLAKYPIISIEDGLAENDWDGWKKLTEQLGKKVQLVGDDIFVTNTEILAEGIKKGVANSILIKLNQIGTLTETLAAIEMAKRAGYTCVISHRSGETEDTTIADLAVATNAGQIKTGSLCRTDRVCKYNQLLRIEDELLDQAYYPGLKAFYNLGK; this comes from the coding sequence ATGACTGATATTGTTGATATTTATGCAAGAGAAATTCTTGATTCAAGGGGTAACCCTACTGTTGAAGTTGAGGTGATTACATCTGAAGGGGTCGTTGGTACCGCCGCCGTTCCATCTGGAGCTTCCACTGGAGAAAGGGAAGCTATAGAGCTCCGGGATGGGGATAAAAAGAGGTATATGGGGAAGGGTGTATTAAAAGCTGTTCAGAATGTAAATGAGATTATCGCTCCTGAACTTGAGGGGATCGATGTTACAGAGCAGAAACTGATCGATGAGATAATGATCGACCTTGACGGTACCAAAAATAAAGAAAAATTGGGAGCGAATGCTATTCTTGCCGTTTCCCTTGCGTGTGCCAGGGCTGCAGCAATCTCTTTAGGGTTGCCGCTATACAAATATATCGGTGGGGCCTTTGCTCATACTTTACCTGTGCCTATGATGAATATCTTAAATGGTGGTAAACATGCGGACAACAATGTGGATATCCAGGAATTTATGATCATGCCTGCGGGAGTTGATACCTTTCGGGAGGGATTGAGAATGGGGGTTGAGGTTTTTCATACATTGAAGAAGGTGCTTCACGACAAAGGGTACAGTACTTCAGTGGGTGACGAGGGTGGTTTTGCTCCAAACTTAAAATCGAACGAAGAGGCAATAGAGGTGATTTTAAAGTCTATCGAGAAGGCAGGGTACAAGCCCGGTAAAGATATATATCTTGCTCTTGATGCGGCATCCAGTGAATTCTATAGCAAAGGTAAATATAATATGGCTGCGGAGGCCAAGCCTGAGAAAAGTTCAGATGAGATGATAGAGTACTATTCTTATCTTCTGGCTAAATATCCTATCATATCCATTGAGGATGGGCTTGCTGAAAATGATTGGGATGGCTGGAAAAAATTGACGGAGCAGCTTGGTAAAAAAGTTCAGCTGGTGGGGGACGATATCTTTGTCACCAATACAGAAATTTTAGCTGAAGGGATAAAAAAGGGTGTGGCAAACTCCATCTTGATAAAGCTGAATCAGATAGGTACACTCACAGAAACCTTAGCAGCAATTGAGATGGCAAAAAGGGCAGGGTATACCTGCGTAATATCCCACAGATCCGGTGAGACAGAGGACACCACCATAGCAGATCTGGCCGTTGCCACAAATGCAGGTCAGATTAAAACGGGATCCCTTTGTAGAACCGATAGGGTTTGTAAATACAACCAGCTATTGAGAATTGAGGATGAACTTCTTGATCAGGCTTATTATCCAGGACTCAAGGCTTTTTACAACCTTGGGAAGTAA
- a CDS encoding radical SAM protein, producing MYDIPNLVFADKNGTVYDHPLLKSVFRTANYNIVPYELEMIPLPSDCILKMIPDAIPFSYDQMQAKIVEFSSGFPVYTELPPGYLRILYPSYKSNNLENDNFTSSHLAPVGWMNEQFVVPAIFVENKQKIKLDLFKKLKNIIQEDEKLSFLNKKTKLDFLSNCEIIIKNNTELKQLNKLIPLLTQSNQDFVITMKFDPDKKTYEVIKSLLNENITINLNINAFSIEKLNAIFDELIDSLSFDVESFNPDFLKKRSVNFDNLTRSFEFAEKQGVFISVNLLTLPGFTDSTNEVEKTIDFLNTFKIEYLKLRDLKTVPHKFFKENKIESTEILGLKNMLKYIKKRCKRVKMGYFSRVKRDFHLPTAFKIK from the coding sequence ATGTACGATATCCCTAATTTAGTATTTGCCGACAAAAATGGAACCGTTTATGATCACCCACTTTTAAAATCTGTATTCCGCACAGCAAATTATAATATAGTTCCATACGAATTGGAAATGATCCCCCTCCCTTCCGATTGCATACTAAAAATGATACCCGATGCCATCCCCTTTTCCTATGACCAGATGCAGGCAAAAATTGTAGAGTTTTCAAGCGGTTTTCCTGTTTATACCGAACTACCACCTGGATATTTAAGAATTCTTTACCCTTCGTATAAATCAAACAATTTAGAAAATGATAATTTTACATCATCACACCTTGCCCCTGTGGGCTGGATGAATGAACAATTTGTTGTGCCTGCCATTTTTGTTGAAAACAAACAGAAGATAAAGCTGGATCTCTTTAAAAAGCTAAAAAATATCATACAGGAAGATGAAAAACTATCATTTTTAAACAAAAAAACAAAGCTCGATTTTCTATCAAACTGTGAGATAATAATCAAAAACAACACCGAGTTAAAACAGCTAAACAAACTGATTCCCCTACTGACACAAAGTAACCAGGATTTCGTAATCACCATGAAATTTGATCCCGACAAAAAAACATACGAAGTTATCAAAAGCTTACTAAATGAGAATATAACGATAAATCTAAACATAAACGCTTTCTCAATTGAAAAATTGAATGCTATATTTGATGAATTAATCGACTCATTAAGTTTCGATGTGGAGTCGTTTAATCCGGATTTTCTAAAAAAAAGATCGGTAAACTTTGATAATCTCACCAGATCTTTTGAATTTGCCGAAAAACAGGGGGTGTTTATTTCAGTAAACCTTCTAACCCTACCTGGATTTACAGACTCCACAAATGAAGTAGAAAAAACGATCGATTTTTTGAATACATTCAAAATTGAATACTTAAAATTAAGAGATTTAAAAACAGTTCCTCATAAGTTCTTTAAAGAAAATAAGATAGAATCCACAGAAATATTAGGATTGAAAAATATGCTAAAATATATTAAAAAGAGATGTAAGAGGGTAAAAATGGGTTATTTCAGCAGAGTAAAGCGGGATTTCCATTTACCCACGGCATTTAAAATAAAATAA
- the nadB gene encoding L-aspartate oxidase, whose product MKKASYDYLVLGSGVAGLRAALELSRHGSVAIITKSILGEGSTEYAQGGVAVVLSDDDDIFLHYEDTINAGDGLCDKNAVLTLVEEGPKYIRELISYGAKFDMHGEHFDFTREAAHSVNRIIHARGDATGHEIVRTLKEAVNKITNIDKLDNHFVVDLITKDNKVYGVFVINEINNEPEVYYSKAVILATGGAGRIFKRTTNPEVSTGDGMAIAFRANAVLKDMEFYQFHPTALHLENAPAFLLSESMRGEGGILRNIKGERFCQNYHPKAELAPRDIVSRSIFFEMLKTESDYVLMDLTHLDSDFVKNRFPKIYSTCLSYGIDITKELVPVSPAAHYYMGGVATDLWGRTNIENLYACGEVACTGVHGANRLASNSLLEGVVFGGRSAKAAIIDTKNSNIQEIDFSIGKHIDLKDVDKLYDDIQEIMWKNASIIRNEKTLKITIDFAKDLLNNLNGKIPVSRKCGELKNIATVSLLLSLAALERKGCKGAHYRDDYPQKIEESWHIIFKDGKFNPLIG is encoded by the coding sequence ATGAAAAAAGCCTCCTACGATTATTTAGTTTTGGGCTCTGGGGTAGCAGGTCTCAGGGCTGCCCTTGAACTGTCAAGACACGGTAGTGTAGCAATAATCACCAAATCGATTTTAGGTGAAGGAAGTACAGAATACGCCCAGGGTGGTGTGGCGGTGGTGTTATCTGATGATGACGATATATTCCTTCACTATGAAGACACTATTAATGCTGGTGATGGTTTGTGTGATAAAAACGCTGTGCTAACATTGGTGGAAGAAGGGCCTAAATATATACGAGAGCTAATATCGTATGGAGCTAAATTTGACATGCACGGTGAACATTTCGACTTCACCAGAGAAGCCGCCCATAGTGTGAATAGAATCATTCACGCAAGGGGTGATGCCACCGGCCATGAGATAGTAAGGACTCTAAAAGAGGCTGTCAATAAAATTACAAATATTGATAAACTGGACAATCATTTCGTCGTAGACCTTATAACAAAGGATAATAAGGTCTACGGCGTATTTGTCATCAATGAGATAAACAATGAACCGGAAGTTTATTACTCAAAAGCTGTAATACTCGCCACCGGTGGAGCAGGTAGAATCTTTAAAAGAACCACCAACCCTGAAGTTTCCACGGGTGACGGAATGGCAATAGCTTTTAGGGCTAATGCAGTATTGAAAGACATGGAATTTTACCAATTCCACCCAACCGCATTGCACCTTGAAAATGCTCCTGCATTCCTCCTCAGTGAATCGATGCGTGGGGAGGGTGGTATATTAAGAAATATAAAAGGTGAAAGATTCTGCCAGAACTACCATCCCAAGGCGGAATTAGCCCCCAGAGATATAGTGAGTAGAAGCATCTTTTTTGAAATGTTGAAAACAGAGTCTGATTATGTTTTAATGGATCTGACCCATCTGGACAGTGATTTTGTTAAAAATAGATTCCCCAAGATATACTCCACATGTCTTTCCTACGGGATAGATATAACAAAAGAATTGGTTCCTGTCAGTCCGGCAGCCCATTATTACATGGGTGGAGTTGCAACTGATTTATGGGGAAGAACAAACATAGAAAATCTATATGCTTGTGGAGAAGTCGCCTGCACCGGAGTACATGGAGCAAATCGACTGGCAAGCAATTCTCTTCTCGAAGGAGTCGTTTTCGGTGGAAGAAGTGCCAAAGCGGCAATAATCGACACCAAAAACAGCAATATTCAGGAAATAGATTTCTCAATAGGTAAACATATAGACCTCAAAGATGTTGATAAGCTATACGATGATATTCAGGAAATTATGTGGAAAAATGCAAGTATAATAAGAAACGAAAAAACTCTCAAAATCACAATAGATTTTGCAAAAGATCTCCTAAATAATCTGAATGGAAAAATCCCTGTATCAAGAAAATGCGGTGAATTGAAAAATATTGCAACCGTATCCCTTCTGTTGAGCCTTGCAGCTCTTGAAAGAAAGGGATGTAAGGGCGCACATTACAGGGATGATTATCCCCAAAAAATAGAGGAAAGCTGGCACATTATATTCAAAGATGGGAAATTTAATCCCCTTATTGGGTAA
- a CDS encoding tRNA (5-methylaminomethyl-2-thiouridine)(34)-methyltransferase MnmD, whose product MGNKKLFATADGSISFYNLSYEEAYHAKSIGAYTESLYKYVMASNIVDRLREKPIKLLDIGFGLGYNLAVTIEKTKGLKNRLSITSLEKDPEIIEIVKNSIFLWPVYGYKVLRILLENGSFENYDFKLNIGDARKYILSCKNRYDVIFFDPFSKRNNAEMWDEDLISKLYHILNHGGVIATYACSKRIRKDFSKAGFSFKEIPNLPDGFQSGTIFYK is encoded by the coding sequence TTGGGTAATAAAAAGCTTTTTGCCACAGCTGATGGTTCCATATCTTTCTACAACCTCAGTTATGAAGAAGCCTACCATGCAAAATCAATAGGTGCTTATACAGAAAGCCTGTATAAATATGTGATGGCATCAAACATAGTTGATAGACTAAGGGAGAAACCTATAAAACTTCTGGATATAGGGTTCGGTTTAGGATACAATCTTGCAGTAACGATAGAAAAAACAAAAGGTTTAAAAAATAGACTATCCATCACCTCCCTTGAAAAAGATCCGGAAATCATCGAAATAGTGAAAAATAGTATATTTCTCTGGCCTGTATATGGTTATAAGGTACTTAGAATTTTACTTGAAAATGGCAGTTTTGAAAACTATGATTTTAAATTAAATATTGGTGATGCACGAAAATATATATTAAGTTGCAAAAACAGGTACGATGTAATTTTCTTCGACCCTTTCAGTAAGAGAAATAATGCTGAAATGTGGGATGAAGATCTCATCTCAAAACTGTACCATATTTTAAATCATGGTGGCGTCATTGCCACATACGCCTGCAGCAAAAGAATAAGGAAAGATTTTTCAAAAGCTGGATTCAGCTTTAAAGAGATACCAAACCTACCTGACGGATTTCAAAGTGGTACAATTTTTTACAAATAA
- a CDS encoding DUF47 domain-containing protein codes for MFGLIPKEEKFFILFQEMTKLLIEGATLLKELTDNFDKIESYQKKIKDVEHEGDKKTHEIIQKLNKTFITPIDREDIYDLAAALDDILDLIDASAQRMVLYKIQTITSECKSFAFIILKCCQALDKAIKKMDKKHEEVNESFVEINELENEADRVLRESLGKLFSDEKDPIRLIKWKEIYETLEKVTDKCEDAANIIETVVVKHA; via the coding sequence ATGTTTGGTCTTATACCCAAGGAAGAAAAATTTTTTATCCTATTCCAGGAAATGACTAAATTACTCATTGAAGGGGCAACGCTTCTTAAAGAACTCACGGATAATTTTGATAAGATTGAATCGTATCAAAAAAAGATCAAAGATGTCGAACATGAAGGGGATAAAAAAACCCACGAAATAATCCAAAAATTAAATAAGACATTCATCACACCTATTGATAGGGAAGATATATATGATCTCGCAGCAGCCCTCGACGACATCCTGGATTTAATTGATGCATCAGCCCAAAGGATGGTTCTTTATAAAATCCAAACAATCACCTCAGAGTGCAAATCTTTTGCTTTTATAATACTAAAATGCTGTCAGGCTCTCGACAAAGCCATCAAAAAAATGGACAAAAAACATGAAGAAGTCAATGAGTCGTTTGTTGAAATCAATGAACTGGAAAATGAAGCAGACAGAGTTTTAAGGGAATCTTTAGGTAAGCTTTTTAGCGATGAAAAAGATCCCATAAGGCTGATAAAGTGGAAGGAGATCTACGAAACATTAGAAAAAGTAACAGACAAATGTGAAGATGCTGCAAATATAATAGAAACAGTGGTGGTAAAACATGCTTGA
- a CDS encoding inorganic phosphate transporter translates to MLDISFIILVLVFITALTFDYINGFHDTANAIATCVSTRALSVKAAIVMAAGLNFLGAMISTKVATTIGKGIVDATIITQTVILAGLLGAIIWNLITWYYGIPSSSSHALIGGIVGSVVAHAGLQSLQWAGLKKIVLSLIISPIIGTFFGFIFMVIIYWLFRKKNPHTLNRNFRYLQVLSAAFMAFSHGTADAQKTMGIMTMALVSYGTLQSFVVPTWVKASAAIAMALGTAAGGWRIIKTLGKDFVKLQPVHGFAAETSSAAVILGAASIGMPVSTTHVITSSILGVGLSKRITAVNWTVARRIVMAWVITIPAAAIVSSTIYILIIQFLPA, encoded by the coding sequence ATGCTTGATATATCTTTTATTATTCTTGTACTCGTATTCATAACAGCTTTAACATTTGATTACATAAATGGTTTTCATGATACGGCAAATGCCATAGCTACTTGTGTATCCACAAGGGCATTATCTGTAAAAGCTGCAATAGTAATGGCTGCAGGACTTAATTTTTTAGGAGCCATGATTTCCACAAAGGTAGCTACCACTATAGGTAAAGGGATCGTTGATGCAACTATAATCACCCAAACAGTTATCCTTGCCGGTTTATTAGGAGCAATTATCTGGAATTTGATCACCTGGTACTACGGGATACCTTCCTCCTCTTCCCATGCTTTAATAGGTGGTATAGTGGGTTCCGTGGTGGCACATGCAGGTTTACAATCACTCCAATGGGCGGGATTGAAAAAGATAGTCCTTTCATTGATTATATCACCTATTATTGGAACTTTTTTCGGTTTTATCTTCATGGTTATCATCTACTGGTTATTTAGAAAGAAAAATCCCCACACATTAAACCGAAATTTCAGATATCTTCAGGTATTATCAGCGGCTTTTATGGCTTTTTCTCATGGGACAGCCGATGCCCAAAAAACCATGGGTATCATGACAATGGCCCTCGTAAGCTACGGCACATTACAGTCTTTTGTGGTACCCACCTGGGTAAAAGCTTCAGCAGCCATCGCAATGGCGCTGGGTACAGCAGCAGGTGGGTGGAGAATCATCAAAACACTTGGAAAAGATTTCGTAAAACTTCAACCTGTACACGGCTTTGCAGCAGAAACTTCATCAGCGGCTGTAATATTGGGGGCAGCCTCAATAGGTATGCCGGTAAGCACCACCCATGTAATCACCTCATCCATACTCGGTGTGGGTCTTTCTAAGAGGATAACAGCAGTAAACTGGACTGTTGCCAGAAGGATTGTGATGGCGTGGGTTATCACTATACCTGCAGCAGCAATAGTTAGCTCCACCATATATATATTGATTATTCAATTCCTACCTGCATAA
- the serA gene encoding phosphoglycerate dehydrogenase encodes MSKFKILITDHIAEEGLAILKADPNVEVTVKPGIKNNDLKPIIGEYDAVITRSGTTVTADLIENPGRLKIIGRAGVGLDNVDIEAASRKGIIVMNAPTGNTLAATELTMALMLAAARKVPLANQSLKAGEWDRKRFMGIQLYNKVLGIVGFGRIGSNVAIRAKSFGMKVIAYDPYIKKSKAESLGVKLYDDLDQLIREVDLITFHTPLTKETHNMIRKEHIDKMKDGVIIINCARGGIVNENDLYEAVKSGKVFAAGVDVFEEEPPVNNKLLTLDNIFVTPHIGANTHEGQKGVAVIIAENVLNALYGKSYINAVNIPFMKSQLSEELQRYFELTEQMAKLAAQIIKGRVETFNVTLVGKRFEEDVCERTFDTPFSYQPFTIAGIKGLLEVRLKETVSYISASYLAKDRNIEVLEQKLDVYDKFNDLVVLKIKTDVEEKVFGGTVFNDNIGRVIFIDNFYFDVVPKGIFLYFNNYDRPGVIGKVGTILGNHNINIAGFELSRQKQGQAIAFVSVDNPIGNEVLKEILKIDGMIDAKVLEL; translated from the coding sequence ATGTCCAAATTTAAAATTTTAATTACAGATCATATAGCGGAAGAAGGTTTGGCTATACTCAAGGCAGATCCGAATGTGGAGGTGACAGTAAAACCGGGGATAAAAAATAATGATCTAAAGCCGATTATCGGTGAGTATGATGCAGTAATTACCCGAAGCGGTACCACCGTCACCGCAGATTTAATAGAAAACCCCGGTAGACTAAAGATTATTGGTAGAGCAGGGGTGGGATTGGACAATGTTGATATAGAGGCGGCAAGTAGAAAAGGGATCATCGTGATGAATGCCCCCACTGGTAATACTCTTGCAGCCACCGAGCTCACCATGGCTTTGATGCTTGCTGCTGCCAGAAAAGTACCACTTGCCAATCAATCTTTGAAGGCAGGGGAGTGGGATAGAAAAAGATTTATGGGTATTCAGCTTTACAATAAAGTTTTAGGTATTGTGGGGTTTGGTAGGATAGGCAGCAATGTGGCAATAAGGGCGAAAAGTTTTGGGATGAAAGTGATAGCTTATGATCCCTACATAAAAAAATCTAAAGCTGAATCCCTCGGAGTGAAATTATACGATGATCTTGATCAGCTCATAAGAGAGGTTGATCTGATTACTTTTCATACCCCTCTGACCAAAGAAACCCACAATATGATAAGAAAAGAACATATCGATAAGATGAAAGACGGGGTTATCATTATAAACTGTGCAAGAGGTGGTATTGTAAATGAAAATGATCTTTACGAGGCTGTAAAATCTGGAAAGGTCTTTGCTGCCGGGGTGGATGTTTTTGAAGAGGAGCCACCCGTGAATAACAAGCTTTTGACATTGGATAATATATTCGTCACACCACATATTGGGGCCAATACCCACGAGGGTCAGAAGGGGGTGGCCGTAATTATTGCGGAGAATGTCTTAAATGCCCTTTATGGAAAATCCTATATAAATGCTGTAAATATACCATTTATGAAGTCTCAGTTGAGTGAAGAGCTACAGAGATATTTTGAGCTCACCGAGCAGATGGCCAAACTTGCGGCACAGATTATAAAGGGTAGGGTGGAGACTTTTAACGTTACCCTTGTGGGGAAACGTTTTGAAGAGGATGTCTGTGAGAGGACCTTTGATACACCTTTTAGCTATCAGCCATTTACCATTGCGGGGATTAAGGGACTTCTGGAGGTAAGACTCAAAGAAACGGTATCATATATCAGTGCCTCCTACCTTGCAAAGGATAGAAATATAGAGGTTTTAGAGCAAAAACTGGACGTGTATGATAAATTTAATGATCTGGTGGTTTTAAAGATTAAAACCGACGTTGAAGAAAAAGTGTTTGGTGGTACGGTATTCAATGATAATATTGGTAGGGTTATTTTCATAGATAATTTTTACTTTGATGTGGTTCCAAAAGGGATTTTTCTTTATTTTAACAATTATGATAGACCGGGAGTAATAGGTAAGGTTGGTACTATCCTGGGTAATCACAATATTAATATAGCTGGATTTGAATTATCCAGACAGAAACAGGGGCAGGCTATAGCATTTGTTTCGGTGGATAATCCCATAGGTAACGAAGTTTTAAAAGAGATTCTAAAGATAGATGGGATGATAGATGCAAAAGTGTTGGAGCTGTAA
- a CDS encoding CsgG/HfaB family protein translates to MKISTLMLIFIILYGCAGPTKINVAVNLNPRNPEVMSYKRLAVLPYSGRFGREFASKVEAMIIAHKDSSGNPYYSLVERVEVARIVDEMKFSTSYLVDQNTAVEIGKLLGAKAIMVGSINSFSVQDNPYQEKRVRCGQYQNNYIKGPYGPITIPICIRWDPYYVNCVERTANMSVSSKIINVETGSIIYSSDYSDSEKSAACSDSGHAVKSSSELEYVVQNRILNNIKMDILPYRVLLSIVLKEDDDNIKNSKSREKFFSGLEFAKSNRLDRACELWKEAYETDKESVSLTYNLGVCSEAFGDPLLAQEYYKKADKLLTKPDKIINDALFRISNIIKNKYKN, encoded by the coding sequence ATGAAAATATCAACTCTTATGTTAATCTTTATAATTCTCTATGGCTGTGCAGGTCCCACGAAGATCAATGTGGCTGTAAATTTGAATCCAAGAAATCCTGAGGTGATGAGTTATAAAAGATTGGCTGTTTTACCTTATTCTGGCCGGTTTGGGAGGGAATTTGCGTCAAAAGTGGAGGCTATGATCATAGCACATAAAGATTCTTCCGGAAATCCATATTATAGCCTTGTTGAAAGGGTAGAGGTTGCAAGGATAGTCGATGAGATGAAATTTTCCACAAGTTACCTCGTGGATCAGAATACTGCTGTGGAGATAGGTAAGCTTCTTGGTGCTAAAGCGATTATGGTAGGGTCAATAAATAGTTTTTCTGTGCAGGATAATCCCTATCAGGAAAAAAGGGTAAGGTGTGGTCAATATCAAAATAATTATATAAAAGGCCCATATGGGCCAATAACTATACCTATTTGCATTAGGTGGGATCCCTATTATGTGAATTGTGTCGAAAGGACTGCCAATATGTCTGTTTCCTCAAAAATTATAAATGTGGAAACGGGAAGTATAATCTATTCATCTGACTATTCCGACTCAGAAAAGTCTGCGGCATGCTCTGATAGTGGTCATGCTGTAAAGTCAAGCTCAGAGTTGGAATACGTGGTGCAAAATAGGATTTTGAATAACATAAAGATGGATATCTTACCATATAGGGTTCTGCTTTCTATAGTTCTGAAAGAGGATGATGATAATATAAAAAATAGCAAGTCAAGGGAAAAATTCTTTTCAGGTCTTGAATTTGCCAAAAGTAATAGATTAGACAGAGCTTGTGAACTCTGGAAAGAGGCATATGAGACGGATAAGGAATCGGTTTCACTTACGTATAATCTCGGAGTTTGCAGCGAAGCTTTTGGTGATCCATTATTGGCACAGGAGTATTACAAAAAAGCGGATAAGTTGCTCACCAAACCTGATAAAATCATAAATGATGCTCTTTTTAGGATTTCAAATATCATAAAGAATAAATATAAAAATTAG